In Shinella sp. XGS7, a single genomic region encodes these proteins:
- the nuoE gene encoding NADH-quinone oxidoreductase subunit NuoE has protein sequence MSSSNNEYVLSEATRARFDREVAKYPADQAQSAVMACLSIVQQEQGYVSRAAEDVIAAYLGMPAIAVYEVTTFYNMYNQQPVGKFKLNVCANLPCQLRDGQTALDHLCHKLGVEQGGTTADGLFTVQKSECLGACADAPVMLVNDRQMCSFMSEQRLDELVDTLRAHAAAKN, from the coding sequence ATGAGCAGCAGCAATAACGAATATGTGTTGAGCGAGGCCACCCGGGCCCGCTTTGACCGCGAGGTCGCCAAGTACCCGGCCGATCAGGCGCAGTCGGCCGTGATGGCCTGCCTGTCCATCGTGCAGCAGGAGCAGGGCTATGTCTCGCGCGCCGCGGAAGACGTGATCGCCGCCTACCTGGGCATGCCCGCCATCGCGGTGTATGAGGTCACGACCTTCTACAACATGTACAACCAGCAGCCGGTCGGCAAGTTCAAGCTCAACGTCTGCGCCAACCTGCCTTGTCAGCTGCGCGACGGCCAGACCGCGCTGGACCATCTGTGCCACAAGCTCGGCGTGGAGCAGGGCGGCACGACGGCCGACGGCCTGTTCACCGTGCAGAAGAGCGAGTGCCTGGGTGCTTGCGCTGATGCGCCTGTGATGCTGGTCAATGACCGCCAGATGTGCAGCTTCATGAGCGAGCAGCGCCTGGACGAGCTGGTCGACACGCTGCGGGCGCACGCCGCCGCCAAGAACTGA
- a CDS encoding NADH-quinone oxidoreductase subunit D: MAEIKNFNINFGPQHPAAHGVLRLVLELDGEIVERVDPHIGLLHRGTEKLIETKTYLQAVPYFDRLDYVAMMANEHAYCLAIEKMLGIEVPERAQYIRVMFAELTRILNHLLWLGAHGIDCGAMNILIYCFREREDIFDMYEAVSGARMHAAYFRPGGVYRDLPDSMPQYKVSKIKNAKTIAQLNENRQGSLLDFIEDFCRRFPKNVDDYETLLTDNRIWKQRTVGIGVVSPERALNLGFSGPMLRGSGIAWDLRKSQPYDVYAKMDFDIPVGTNGDTYDRYLVRVEEMRQSCRVVEQCVKWLKANPGPVITDNHKVAPPGRVDMKSNMEELIHHFKLFTEGFRVPEGEAYAAVEHPKGEFGIYIVSDGANKPYRLKIRPPGFAHLAALDEMARGHMIADAVAVIGTMDIVFGEIDR, translated from the coding sequence ATGGCCGAAATCAAGAACTTCAACATCAATTTCGGCCCGCAGCACCCTGCGGCGCACGGGGTTCTGCGTCTCGTTCTCGAGCTTGACGGTGAAATCGTCGAGCGCGTCGATCCGCATATCGGCCTGCTGCACCGCGGCACCGAGAAGCTGATCGAGACGAAGACCTATCTTCAGGCCGTTCCCTACTTCGACCGCCTCGACTACGTGGCGATGATGGCCAATGAGCACGCCTATTGCCTGGCCATCGAGAAGATGCTGGGCATCGAGGTGCCCGAGCGCGCCCAGTACATCCGCGTGATGTTCGCCGAGCTGACCCGCATCCTCAACCACCTGCTGTGGTTGGGTGCGCACGGCATCGACTGCGGCGCGATGAACATCCTGATCTACTGCTTCCGCGAGCGTGAAGACATCTTCGACATGTACGAAGCCGTCTCGGGCGCGCGCATGCACGCGGCCTACTTTCGTCCGGGTGGCGTCTACCGCGACCTGCCGGACAGCATGCCGCAGTACAAGGTCAGCAAGATCAAGAACGCCAAGACGATCGCCCAGCTCAACGAGAACCGTCAGGGCTCGCTGCTGGACTTCATCGAGGACTTCTGCCGCCGCTTCCCCAAGAACGTCGACGACTACGAGACCCTGCTGACCGACAACCGGATCTGGAAGCAGCGCACCGTGGGCATCGGCGTGGTCTCGCCGGAGCGCGCGCTGAATCTGGGCTTCAGCGGCCCCATGCTGCGCGGTTCGGGCATTGCCTGGGACCTGCGCAAGAGCCAGCCCTACGATGTCTACGCCAAGATGGACTTCGACATCCCGGTCGGCACCAACGGCGACACCTACGACCGCTATCTGGTGCGCGTCGAGGAAATGCGCCAGAGCTGCCGCGTGGTCGAGCAATGCGTGAAGTGGCTCAAGGCCAACCCCGGCCCGGTCATCACCGACAACCACAAGGTGGCGCCTCCCGGCCGTGTCGACATGAAGTCGAACATGGAAGAGCTGATCCACCACTTCAAGCTCTTCACCGAGGGCTTCCGCGTGCCCGAAGGCGAGGCCTATGCCGCCGTCGAGCACCCCAAGGGTGAGTTCGGCATCTACATCGTCAGCGATGGCGCCAACAAGCCCTACCGCCTGAAAATCCGTCCGCCCGGCTTCGCCCATCTGGCCGCCCTGGACGAGATGGCCCGCGGCCACATGATTGCCGACGCCGTGGCCGTGATCGGCACCATGGACATTGTGTTCGGCGAAATTGACCGGTAA
- a CDS encoding NADH-quinone oxidoreductase subunit A gives MNLEQYLPVILFILVGAGVGVAPQLLGALLGPRRPDAAKNSAYECGFNAFDDARMKFDIRFYLVSILFIIFDLEVAFLFPWAVALRDIGATGFWAMMIFLGILVVGFAYEWKKGALDWE, from the coding sequence ATGAATCTGGAACAGTACCTGCCCGTCATCCTTTTCATTCTGGTCGGTGCGGGTGTCGGTGTGGCCCCTCAGTTGCTCGGCGCTCTGCTGGGCCCGCGTCGCCCTGACGCGGCCAAGAACTCCGCTTACGAGTGCGGCTTCAACGCCTTCGACGACGCGCGCATGAAATTCGACATCCGCTTCTATCTGGTGTCGATCCTCTTCATCATCTTCGACCTGGAAGTCGCCTTCCTGTTCCCGTGGGCCGTGGCGCTGCGCGATATTGGCGCAACCGGTTTCTGGGCGATGATGATTTTCCTGGGCATTCTGGTCGTGGGTTTTGCCTACGAATGGAAAAAGGGTGCTCTGGACTGGGAGTGA
- the tpiA gene encoding triose-phosphate isomerase gives MRKKLVVGNWKMHGSRATNAVLLAGLKEAGPWNADVAVCVPFPYISETALALTGTAIAFGAQDCSAHEQGAYTGEVSSAMLQDIGCRYVIVGHSERRAYHHEGDQLVADKAKAALAHGVTPIVCVGETLAEREAGRTEEVVKRQLAAVIHTLTHCIGEIVVAYEPVWAIGTGLTASPEQAQAVHHVLRQQLQAASKKADAMRILYGGSVKPDNAAQLFAQADIDGGLIGGAALKAADFAAICRAAT, from the coding sequence ATGCGCAAGAAGCTTGTTGTTGGCAACTGGAAGATGCATGGCAGCCGTGCCACCAATGCGGTGCTGCTGGCCGGTTTGAAGGAGGCGGGGCCCTGGAACGCCGATGTGGCGGTCTGCGTGCCTTTCCCCTACATCAGCGAGACCGCGCTGGCCCTGACCGGCACGGCCATCGCCTTCGGTGCGCAGGACTGCTCGGCGCATGAGCAGGGCGCCTACACGGGCGAGGTGTCCTCGGCCATGCTGCAGGACATCGGCTGCCGCTATGTGATCGTGGGTCATTCCGAGCGCCGTGCCTACCACCACGAGGGCGATCAGCTGGTGGCCGACAAGGCCAAGGCGGCCCTGGCCCATGGCGTGACGCCCATCGTCTGCGTGGGCGAAACCCTGGCCGAGCGCGAGGCCGGTCGCACCGAAGAGGTGGTCAAGCGCCAACTGGCGGCCGTGATCCACACGCTGACGCACTGCATCGGCGAGATCGTGGTGGCTTATGAGCCCGTCTGGGCCATCGGCACCGGACTGACGGCTTCGCCCGAGCAGGCGCAGGCCGTGCACCATGTGCTGCGCCAGCAGCTGCAGGCAGCCAGCAAGAAGGCCGACGCGATGCGCATCCTCTACGGCGGCAGCGTCAAGCCCGACAATGCGGCCCAGCTCTTTGCCCAGGCTGATATCGACGGCGGCCTGATCGGTGGCGCGGCCCTCAAGGCCGCCGACTTTGCCGCCATCTGCCGGGCTGCGACCTGA
- the nuoG gene encoding NADH-quinone oxidoreductase subunit NuoG: protein MVEIELDGKKVEVKEGSMVMHAAEKAGAYIPHFCYHKKLSIAANCRMCLVDVEKAPKPMPACATPVTQGMIVRTKSEKAIKAQQGVMEFLLINHPLDCPICDQGGECQLQDLAVGYGGSKSRYSEEKRVVFHKNVGPLISMEEMSRCIHCTRCVRFGQEIAGQMELGMAHRGEFSEIQTFVGRSIDSELSGNMIDVCPVGALTSKPFRYSARTWELSRRKSVSPHDSTGANLVVQVKGNQVMRVVPLENEAVNECWIADRDRFSYEALNSDARVQQPMIKQGGAWKAVDWTTALEYVATGLKSIKNDHGAAAIGALGSAHSTVEELHLLAKLVRGLGSQNVDHRLRQADFGNVAEAGKALWLGTSIASLSELDRAFVIGSQLRKDHPLFAQRLRQAARRGAKIVALGASQEDWLMPVAARVAAAPSAWVQSLADVAAAVAASTGAAAPAAGTASDEAKTIAAALLSGQKKAVLLGNAAAQHPQAASLLALANWIGAQTGASVGYLSEAANTVGAQLVGAQPQAGGLNAGQMLGGESLKAVLLLNTDPVLDSANAAAAAKALAAAEMVVVMSPFKTGLEYADVLLPTAPFTETSGTFVNAEGRAQSFVGVVKALGETRPGWKILRVLGNLLGLEGFAQESSEQVRGEALGADFADLSARLSNATSAAVQIPAPAAGLERLGSVPIYAADNLVRHASSLQLSHDGRQAAVAGLPQALWDQLGLPEQGARVRITQEGAGAAELSAKLEAGLPAHVVRVPAGVAETSALGALFGALNVSKA, encoded by the coding sequence ATGGTTGAAATCGAACTCGACGGCAAGAAGGTAGAGGTCAAGGAAGGCAGCATGGTCATGCATGCTGCCGAGAAGGCCGGCGCCTACATCCCGCATTTCTGCTACCACAAGAAGCTCTCGATCGCGGCCAACTGCCGCATGTGTCTGGTCGACGTGGAGAAGGCGCCCAAGCCCATGCCGGCCTGCGCCACGCCCGTGACCCAGGGCATGATCGTGCGCACCAAGAGCGAGAAAGCCATCAAGGCCCAGCAGGGCGTGATGGAGTTCCTGCTCATCAACCACCCGCTGGATTGCCCGATCTGCGACCAGGGCGGCGAGTGCCAGCTGCAGGATCTGGCCGTGGGCTATGGTGGCAGCAAGAGCCGCTACTCGGAAGAGAAGCGCGTGGTCTTCCACAAGAACGTGGGCCCGCTGATCTCCATGGAGGAGATGAGCCGTTGCATCCATTGCACCCGTTGCGTGCGCTTTGGCCAGGAAATCGCCGGCCAGATGGAACTGGGCATGGCCCACCGCGGCGAGTTCAGCGAGATCCAGACCTTCGTCGGCCGCAGCATCGACTCCGAGCTCTCGGGCAATATGATCGATGTGTGCCCGGTCGGCGCCCTGACCAGCAAGCCCTTCCGCTACAGCGCCCGCACCTGGGAACTGTCGCGCCGCAAGAGCGTCTCGCCGCATGATTCCACCGGTGCCAACCTGGTCGTCCAGGTCAAGGGCAACCAGGTGATGCGCGTCGTGCCGCTGGAGAACGAGGCCGTCAACGAGTGCTGGATCGCTGACCGCGACCGCTTCTCCTATGAAGCCCTGAACAGCGATGCCCGCGTCCAGCAGCCCATGATCAAGCAGGGTGGCGCCTGGAAGGCGGTGGATTGGACCACCGCACTGGAATACGTCGCCACCGGCCTGAAGAGCATCAAGAACGACCATGGTGCCGCCGCCATCGGCGCGCTGGGTTCGGCCCACAGCACCGTGGAAGAGCTGCACCTGCTGGCCAAGCTGGTGCGCGGTCTGGGCAGCCAGAACGTGGACCACCGCCTGCGTCAGGCCGATTTCGGCAATGTGGCCGAGGCCGGCAAGGCTCTGTGGCTGGGCACCAGCATCGCCTCGCTGTCCGAGCTGGACCGCGCTTTCGTGATCGGCTCGCAGCTGCGCAAGGATCACCCGCTGTTTGCCCAGCGTCTGCGTCAGGCTGCCCGCCGCGGCGCCAAGATCGTGGCCCTGGGCGCCAGCCAGGAAGACTGGCTGATGCCCGTGGCCGCCCGCGTGGCCGCCGCCCCCAGCGCCTGGGTGCAGAGTCTGGCCGATGTGGCCGCCGCCGTGGCCGCCAGCACCGGCGCTGCAGCCCCGGCCGCTGGCACCGCCAGCGATGAGGCCAAGACCATCGCTGCAGCCCTGCTCTCGGGCCAGAAGAAGGCCGTGCTGCTGGGCAATGCCGCCGCGCAGCATCCGCAGGCCGCCAGCCTGCTGGCCCTGGCCAACTGGATCGGCGCCCAGACCGGCGCCAGCGTCGGTTACCTGAGCGAAGCCGCCAACACCGTGGGCGCCCAGCTGGTGGGCGCACAGCCCCAGGCCGGTGGCCTGAACGCCGGCCAGATGCTGGGCGGCGAGAGCCTCAAGGCCGTGCTGCTGCTCAACACCGACCCGGTGCTGGACAGCGCCAACGCCGCCGCTGCCGCCAAGGCCCTGGCTGCCGCCGAGATGGTGGTGGTGATGAGCCCCTTTAAGACCGGTCTGGAGTACGCAGACGTGCTGCTGCCGACCGCGCCCTTCACCGAGACCTCGGGCACCTTCGTCAATGCCGAGGGTCGCGCACAGAGCTTCGTGGGCGTGGTCAAGGCCCTGGGCGAGACCCGTCCGGGCTGGAAGATCCTGCGCGTGCTGGGCAATCTGCTGGGCCTGGAAGGCTTTGCCCAGGAGAGCTCAGAGCAGGTGCGAGGCGAGGCCCTCGGTGCCGACTTCGCGGATCTCTCCGCCCGTCTGTCCAACGCCACGTCGGCTGCCGTGCAGATCCCGGCCCCGGCCGCGGGTCTGGAGCGTCTGGGCTCGGTGCCCATCTACGCCGCCGACAATCTGGTGCGCCATGCCAGCTCCCTGCAGCTGAGCCATGACGGTCGCCAGGCCGCCGTGGCCGGTCTGCCCCAGGCTCTGTGGGACCAGCTGGGTCTGCCGGAGCAGGGCGCCCGCGTGCGCATCACGCAGGAAGGCGCCGGCGCTGCCGAGCTGTCTGCCAAGCTGGAAGCCGGCCTGCCCGCCCATGTGGTGCGCGTGCCGGCCGGCGTGGCCGAGACCTCCGCCCTGGGTGCGCTGTTCGGCGCCCTGAATGTGAGCAAGGCCTGA
- a CDS encoding NADH-quinone oxidoreductase subunit B family protein codes for MGRPWPPRQFGILAMGIEGVLKEGFVTTSVDKLINWSKTGSLWPMTFGLACCAVEMMQLSMPRYDVERFGFAPRASPRQSDVMIVAGTLTNKMAPALRKVYDQMPEPRYVISMGSCANGGGYYHYSYSVVRGCDRVVPVDIYVPGCPPTAEALLYGVLLLQKKIRRENTIAR; via the coding sequence ATGGGGCGGCCTTGGCCGCCTCGGCAATTTGGGATCCTTGCCATGGGCATTGAAGGCGTTTTGAAGGAAGGCTTTGTCACCACCTCGGTCGACAAGCTGATCAACTGGTCCAAGACCGGTTCTCTGTGGCCGATGACCTTCGGTCTGGCCTGCTGCGCCGTCGAGATGATGCAGCTTTCCATGCCGCGTTACGACGTCGAGCGCTTCGGCTTCGCGCCGCGCGCCTCGCCGCGTCAGTCCGACGTCATGATCGTCGCCGGCACGCTGACCAACAAGATGGCGCCCGCGCTCCGCAAGGTCTACGACCAGATGCCGGAACCGCGTTACGTCATCTCGATGGGCTCCTGCGCCAATGGCGGCGGCTACTATCACTATTCCTATTCGGTGGTGCGCGGCTGTGACCGCGTGGTGCCGGTCGACATCTATGTACCCGGCTGTCCTCCCACGGCAGAAGCGCTCCTCTACGGCGTGCTGCTGCTGCAGAAGAAGATCCGCCGCGAGAACACCATCGCCCGCTAA
- a CDS encoding NAD(P)H-quinone oxidoreductase gives MKAIAISRPGGPEVLQLIERADPVAGVGECLIAVEAYGINRPDVLQRKGAYPPPAGASDLPGLEVAGRILGGDAAALAAAGLQPGDAVCALVAGGGYAERCVAPVGQCLPVPAGWSMAEAASLPETFFTVWSNVFERAALQPGESLLVHGGSSGIGVTAIQLAKALGSRVLVTVGTAEKAAACVRLGADVAINYREQDFVAEAKAATGGRGVDVILDMVAGDYVARNVQCLADDGRAVIIAVQGGVKAEFDAGQVLRRRLSITGSTLRPRSLAFKAGIARALRERVWPLLAQRRIAPVIYRELPAAEAAQAHALMESGEHVGKIVLSW, from the coding sequence ATGAAAGCCATCGCCATCAGCCGCCCCGGCGGCCCCGAGGTGCTGCAGCTGATCGAGCGCGCCGACCCCGTCGCCGGGGTCGGTGAGTGCCTGATCGCGGTTGAGGCCTATGGCATCAACCGCCCTGATGTGCTGCAGCGCAAGGGGGCCTACCCGCCGCCCGCCGGTGCCAGCGATCTGCCGGGCCTGGAGGTGGCGGGGCGCATTCTTGGCGGCGACGCCGCGGCCCTGGCGGCCGCCGGCCTGCAGCCGGGCGATGCGGTCTGTGCCCTGGTGGCCGGCGGCGGCTATGCCGAGCGCTGCGTGGCGCCTGTGGGCCAGTGCCTGCCGGTGCCTGCGGGCTGGAGCATGGCCGAGGCCGCCAGCCTGCCGGAGACCTTCTTCACCGTGTGGAGCAATGTCTTCGAGCGCGCCGCGCTGCAGCCGGGCGAAAGCCTGCTGGTGCATGGCGGCAGCAGCGGCATCGGCGTCACGGCGATTCAGCTGGCCAAGGCCCTGGGTTCGCGGGTGCTGGTGACCGTGGGCACGGCCGAGAAAGCCGCGGCCTGCGTGCGCCTGGGGGCGGATGTGGCGATCAACTACCGTGAACAGGACTTCGTGGCCGAAGCTAAGGCTGCCACCGGCGGCCGCGGCGTGGACGTGATCCTGGACATGGTGGCGGGCGACTATGTGGCGCGCAATGTGCAATGCCTGGCCGACGATGGTCGGGCGGTGATCATCGCGGTGCAGGGCGGGGTGAAGGCGGAGTTCGACGCAGGCCAGGTCTTGCGTCGCCGCCTCAGCATCACCGGCTCCACCCTGCGGCCGCGTTCGCTGGCCTTCAAGGCCGGCATCGCCCGCGCACTGCGCGAGCGGGTCTGGCCCTTGCTGGCGCAGCGCCGCATCGCGCCCGTCATCTACCGTGAGCTGCCGGCCGCCGAGGCGGCCCAGGCGCACGCGCTGATGGAGTCGGGCGAGCATGTCGGCAAGATCGTGCTGAGCTGGTAG
- a CDS encoding NADH-quinone oxidoreductase subunit C, protein MSIKLDTLQAALQSVLGDKILELKRELGELTLRVRPADYFEVARTLRDHADLKFEQLIDLCGLDYSDYGNGASAVAEGPRFAVAVHLLSVSKNWRLRLKVFAADDDLPQVASINPLWNSADWFEREAYDMYGILFTGHPDLRRILTDYGFEGHPLRKDFPVSGHVEMRYDAEQKRVIYQPVTIEPREITPRVIREDNYGGL, encoded by the coding sequence ATGAGCATCAAACTCGACACCCTGCAGGCGGCGCTTCAGTCCGTCCTCGGCGACAAGATCCTTGAACTCAAGCGCGAACTGGGCGAGCTGACGCTGCGCGTGCGTCCGGCCGACTATTTCGAGGTGGCTCGCACGCTGCGTGATCACGCCGATCTGAAGTTCGAGCAACTGATCGACCTCTGCGGCCTGGACTACAGCGACTACGGCAATGGCGCCAGCGCCGTGGCCGAGGGTCCACGCTTCGCCGTGGCCGTGCACCTGCTGTCCGTCAGCAAGAACTGGCGCCTGCGTCTTAAGGTGTTCGCAGCCGATGATGATCTGCCCCAGGTGGCTTCGATCAATCCGCTCTGGAACTCGGCCGACTGGTTCGAGCGCGAAGCCTACGACATGTACGGCATCCTCTTCACCGGTCACCCGGACCTGCGCCGCATCCTCACCGACTACGGCTTCGAGGGCCATCCGCTGCGCAAGGACTTCCCGGTCTCGGGTCATGTGGAGATGCGCTACGACGCCGAGCAAAAGCGCGTGATCTACCAGCCGGTGACCATCGAGCCGCGCGAGATCACTCCGCGCGTCATCCGCGAAGACAACTACGGCGGGCTGTAA
- the nuoF gene encoding NADH-quinone oxidoreductase subunit NuoF, producing the protein MLDLSKFQATGAETCFHDRHIGPQIYAGLNGKNWSLQDYVARGGYQALKKILKGEGTADGAPLTPDQVIAEVKTSGLRGRGGAGFPTGLKWSFMPRQFPGQKYLVCNSDEGEPGTCKDREILMHNPHIVIEGMAIAAFAMGITVGYNYIHGEIFEVYERFEAALEEARAAGFLGDKILGSDFSFQLHAFHGFGAYICGEETALLESLEGKKGQPRLKPPFPASFGLYGKPTTINNTETFAAVPWIIRNGGQPYLEIGKPNNGGTKIFSVSGDVNKPGNYEVPLGTPFEKLLELAGGVRTGRKLKAVIPGGSSAPVLPADIMMQCTMDYDSIAKAGSMLGSGAVIVMDDSRCMVNSLLRLSYFYAHESCGQCTPCREGTGWMMRVMERIAHGQGRAEDLDLLNSVADNIQGRTICALGDAAAMPVRAMIKHFKHEFVQMIEQAQQRSAAKAA; encoded by the coding sequence ATGCTGGACCTTTCCAAATTCCAGGCCACCGGTGCCGAGACCTGTTTCCATGACCGCCACATCGGCCCGCAGATCTACGCCGGCCTGAATGGCAAGAACTGGAGCCTGCAGGACTACGTTGCCCGCGGTGGCTACCAGGCCCTGAAGAAGATCCTCAAGGGCGAAGGCACGGCCGACGGCGCGCCGCTCACGCCTGACCAGGTGATCGCCGAAGTCAAGACCTCCGGCCTGCGCGGCCGTGGCGGCGCCGGCTTCCCCACCGGCCTGAAGTGGAGCTTCATGCCCCGCCAGTTCCCGGGCCAGAAGTACCTGGTCTGCAACTCTGACGAGGGCGAGCCGGGCACCTGCAAGGATCGCGAGATCCTGATGCACAACCCGCACATCGTGATCGAAGGCATGGCCATCGCCGCCTTCGCGATGGGCATCACCGTGGGCTACAACTACATCCACGGCGAGATCTTCGAGGTCTACGAGCGCTTCGAAGCCGCGCTGGAAGAGGCGCGCGCCGCCGGCTTCCTGGGCGACAAGATCCTGGGTTCGGACTTCAGCTTCCAGCTGCATGCCTTCCATGGCTTTGGCGCCTATATCTGCGGCGAGGAAACCGCGCTGCTCGAAAGCCTGGAAGGCAAGAAGGGCCAGCCGCGCCTGAAGCCGCCGTTCCCGGCAAGCTTCGGCCTCTACGGCAAGCCCACCACGATCAACAACACCGAGACCTTCGCGGCGGTGCCCTGGATCATCCGCAACGGTGGCCAGCCCTACCTCGAGATCGGCAAGCCCAATAACGGCGGCACCAAGATCTTCTCGGTCTCGGGTGACGTCAACAAGCCCGGCAACTACGAAGTGCCGCTGGGCACGCCCTTCGAGAAGCTGCTGGAGCTCGCCGGCGGCGTGCGCACCGGCCGCAAGCTCAAGGCCGTGATCCCCGGTGGTTCGTCCGCGCCCGTGCTGCCTGCCGATATCATGATGCAGTGCACCATGGACTACGACTCCATCGCCAAGGCCGGCTCCATGCTGGGCTCGGGCGCGGTGATCGTGATGGACGACTCGCGCTGCATGGTCAACAGCCTGCTGCGTCTGTCGTACTTCTACGCCCACGAGAGCTGCGGCCAGTGCACGCCGTGCCGCGAAGGCACCGGCTGGATGATGCGCGTCATGGAGCGCATCGCCCACGGGCAGGGCAGGGCCGAAGACCTCGACCTGCTGAACTCCGTGGCCGACAACATCCAGGGCCGCACCATCTGCGCCCTGGGTGACGCGGCGGCCATGCCGGTGCGGGCAATGATCAAGCACTTCAAGCACGAGTTTGTGCAGATGATCGAACAGGCGCAGCAGCGCAGCGCTGCCAAGGCGGCCTGA
- the secG gene encoding preprotein translocase subunit SecG — MQVLMNLVLVAQLLAALAMIGLVLVQHGKGADMGASFGSGASGSLFGATGSANFLSRSTAVCATIFFVCTLALAYMANHRSSAPAGDSILDRAAPVSAPASGAAVAPAAVPAPIAAPAASN, encoded by the coding sequence ATGCAAGTTCTGATGAACCTGGTGCTGGTGGCTCAGCTGCTGGCGGCCCTGGCGATGATTGGCCTGGTCCTGGTCCAGCATGGCAAGGGGGCCGATATGGGCGCCTCCTTCGGCAGCGGTGCCTCCGGCAGCCTGTTCGGTGCCACGGGCAGCGCCAACTTCCTGTCGCGCAGTACCGCCGTCTGCGCCACGATCTTCTTCGTGTGCACCCTGGCCCTGGCCTATATGGCCAACCACCGCAGCAGCGCCCCGGCTGGCGACAGCATCCTGGACCGTGCCGCGCCGGTGAGTGCACCGGCCTCGGGGGCTGCAGTGGCTCCGGCTGCCGTGCCCGCCCCGATCGCTGCACCGGCTGCCTCGAACTGA